From a single Adhaeribacter swui genomic region:
- a CDS encoding DUF1493 family protein, which translates to MEAVEIRYSYLREVSESVVNFIKTEYWWEDDTNFKSSIENDLGITGDDAVELLEKFAQKFKVDLDGFDFSKYFSPEGVYVNPLLIPIIALLITLFLVKTFIAGIVYPFDSEQGKKIFNFINSDQINKFFNKIWPSKLEKLTVEDLITTAIKGKFIKRETVKFVIKKGVA; encoded by the coding sequence ATGGAAGCAGTCGAGATCCGTTATTCCTATCTTAGAGAAGTTTCTGAATCTGTGGTTAATTTTATAAAAACAGAATATTGGTGGGAAGATGACACTAATTTTAAAAGTAGCATTGAAAATGATTTAGGGATAACCGGCGATGATGCGGTTGAGTTATTGGAGAAATTTGCTCAAAAATTTAAAGTTGATTTAGATGGGTTTGACTTCAGTAAATACTTTTCTCCAGAAGGCGTTTACGTAAACCCATTGCTAATCCCAATAATAGCACTTTTGATAACTCTATTTCTAGTAAAAACTTTTATAGCCGGAATTGTGTACCCTTTTGATAGTGAACAGGGCAAAAAGATTTTCAACTTTATCAATTCCGACCAGATTAATAAATTTTTTAACAAAATTTGGCCAAGCAAACTTGAAAAACTAACTGTGGAAGATTTGATTACGACAGCAATTAAAGGGAAATTTATAAAAAGAGAAACTGTTAAGTTTGTGATAAAAAAAGGCGTTGCTTAA